From a single Octopus sinensis linkage group LG5, ASM634580v1, whole genome shotgun sequence genomic region:
- the LOC115212223 gene encoding uncharacterized protein LOC115212223, translating to MVLSNICKKKGLTTSDIHVDRVAILGDDAPALSTPQKWTAEFRRGMESLEGDPRPGCPVTGNTKENIDHIRHMVMDNKQLTINQITNAISISCDGVENILHNQLGMTKVSTQ from the coding sequence ATGGTGTTATCAAATATCTGCAAAAAAAAGGGTTTAACTACCTCGGACATTCATGTTGACAGGGTTGCTATattaggggatgatgctccagctttatcaacaccGCAAAAGTggacagctgaatttaggagaggaATGGAGAGTCTTGAAGGTGACCCAAGGCCTGGATGTCCTGTAACTGGcaacaccaaggaaaacattgatcatatTCGCCACATGGTGATGGACAACAAGCAACTGACaataaatcaaataaccaatgcTATTAGTATATCCTGTGatggagttgagaatattctgcacaatcaACTGGGCATGACGAAGGTTTCTACTCAGTAG